GGTATCAGAAGTTAGCATGGCTTCTCTGTGGAGAGGGATGACATTCCTGGGTGAACTATCCTGAGTCCCCCAGCCCTGACTCAAGAGAATCTGACAGATAGATGGAATCCATCCTCAAACCAGATCTAGCAGCTTCTGTCTGCTGAAGATTTCTGATCCCTTGTGTGTCTTGTCTTCTACAGTGTGATGGAGTGATGGTCATCTAAATTATACCAATTCTATTGTGTGGCAAATAATATGACAGTAGGAGAGGCTGTCCATGTAGGCATTGACTCTACATAAAGACAGTGATGAGGcaaaatgaatggaaaaaaagTCTTCCTCACACAGATGAAGACACTGATAGAGTAACCTATTACTGGAAAAGAACAATCTCATAACAATAGCAGAAAAGTCTTTTCCTTGCTGATTGGTGAAAGGTAAGTTTACCAGAGTAACTTCTTATTGAAACTTCATAAGATATCATAAACTCTTGATTATTACTAAACACATAAATTACTATATTGATACAAATATCACAAAATACACTATACTAAGGGCTATCACTATTAACTGAAGAATGAATTAATAGCATACAAAGTTTCCCAGTTCCGTTGCAAGACTTACCTAGTCAGAAAATTGCTCATGCTGGCAACAAATTAatgttttctactttatttccTCCTAATATTTTACTGACACCATTGAGAAGAGAAAATTTCTCTTAGGTTATCTTAAAATTGTGTTCACTATTACAGTATTCCATTATTTACAAAATCTCATCTGTTATCACTACTACAATTATTTTATGGTACTtcagttgaaataaaaattacagaaatggaaatacaaaattgtttattaatTCAAACACTAAATTATGATCTTTAAAACACAAATATGTAAATACACCTATTTACATGACCTATTGTAGATATTATAGATGCAGTACTTAATGTTACTAACTTAATGCTCATTTATATCAACCCTTCCAGATTTGATCATGTTGATAGAAACAGAATGCTATGAATGTCTCTCAGATTTGTTTCAGACAGATTATAATGAGCCCTGCTTTCAAATTTGATGTCTCACTTAAGCTGATAtctagagaaaatttaaaatgttgatcTGCATGTCTTAAAAAATCACTTTAGTTTATTCTAATTtcctataaattcttttttaattaacacTGTCTCTGAAACTTGCACATATGTATCATTTCAAAAGAGGTATAAGACATGAGTTCACTCCTATGTTGCCATTTTTATGTCGATTTGATGCTTTACTTAACTTCAAGAGTATTCAAGGATACCCTAAGAATCACTGTATCTAGATTACATAAACTACTCATAGCATTTTCTGTAAAGCAACTTTCACATGTTTACTTGTTATGGTGGAGTACAACTCAGCTCTTGATCAATAGATAGGAACTGATGATagaaagcacacaaaaaaatactCACATAGAAAGAGATTAGAGAGAAACTCAAACTTATAAACtgtaatattttttaaggaatcaATAACAATTTCTGTAACTCAAATTTTTGACCCTTGAAAAAGTTTTTGTGTGGATAGAGGGTAAAACCAACAGGTAACCTgctatatatgcaaatatgtttACCTATACAATATCATAAGTTGCTTATATTGAGCAGACATATGTTGACATTCCCTCTCATCTAGAATTATACTATTATAGGAGAAATAGGCATATACATGAAATATTACTCCTGAAACTTTTGAATTAAAGGAGTCATCTCAGTTAAAAAGTATGACAGGATCATACATAATTTCATGTTTGATTTATCATCAATATTAAACAACTCTACatagtgagaaaataaatttactgtTATCACCACCAAACCCTATACATTTAGTTGGTGTCTTAAAAACCTCACCCTATGAGTCTACTTTGATTCTTAGCATGCAaaaggtcactcttggtggtgagaACTTTTGCAAAGTGACAGACTCATGCATGACATAGATTAGAGCAATAGTTTCATAGGACACAGTTATCTCCAAGTGCATCcagtaaaatacaataaatatgtaTGGCTTAATTCtgttacaacaacaacaaaaagcagaaaGCTGGTCTTCTTCATCGGCTGATGATCAACCACAccaaaattctttgtttttgtctttggatcATACTCGGCTTTggtcaggcttactcctgcctctgcacgcagggtttattcctggtgatctcagagaaccacatgggatgcccagattgaacacaggtcaactgcatgcaaagcatgtgtcttaACCACTGTATTTCTGGTCCCACAATTGAATTCTTGAATGATCCTTACATATTTTTCAGATCAAGATATTTCTGCTTTAGAGTTTATGCTTGCATACATTTCTCACTCCCCACAGTTTCACTGCCTTATCTACCATGACCTCAAACCTCAAGAGGATGCCTGAATTCACCGAGAGGACTGCACtaagtatatatgatatatattttttctatacatGAGTAGCTTTGATAAAGTTTCATTATAATGATATAAGAGTTTGACAAAAAAGAGTTTTtgtcatatatataacatatataaaccattatatataccatatataccaTTATAGTATACcattattacatatattatatattatatataccatataATAATGGTATACTATAATGAATGTTAGTCAATGTGACTCTCTTTTCACTCTCTCCTCTAATATCTTATTATGTATACTATTTTCAGACCGGCACTGAGTACAGAAACGAGATTTTGAATAGTTGAAACTAAATTATTTGGAGACTACTATGGaatagcatattttaattttattttttcttttattttgttctattgCAGGAGaacttatttttgcatttttcttttaatttttttaagacatcatgatttacacCATTGTCCATAATCCATTTGCTTCAGgaatacaatattctaacaccaatttcaccaccgaCGTGCCCCTTCTTCCACCCCTATCCCCAGCATGCCCCCTTGACAGACATATAACAAGCTTATTTCATATTcattgctccaacaaaacttaaaggcaaataaaattatcagaaaaataaatcaataaaagtcaatttgtgacaCCTGATTGTTAAGTGATTTTAGCCCATGTAAATCAGACATCGATTCATTCTTGAAACTGGATACATTCCCTTAGCAAATTAAGAGTAGATTTACCTTTCCTAATCTTGTAGAGGGCAACTGTACACACATGgagagtgccatactcaatgccacgtGTTGGGAAGTTTGTCTTGGACTTTAGAGAAGCTCTTTTAACGTTTcttacaaaactggtttcaagtctATGAAGTCCATAAGCTGTCGCCTCTCCATGAAGCTCTGCATTGTTCCTTCAAActtgaatgataatctagctggagaGAGCATTTTTTCTACATTCTTTAaatttaggcactatggtttatgaagtaattcatagttgagttttagacatacaatattgcaacacccatctcagcaccagtgtcaacttccctccaccagtgtcccaggttccctcccctatCCCACCAGCCCACTGGCAACCCCACTCccgcctgccctcttgacaggcacctttctaagtttggttgttaacaTTTGGATCTCTTGACTTTAGTCTTGAATAACATACTTTTAATACTAGTATTTTCCATAAATTTGGAAGACCGTCAAAAGTATTACATAAAACTAGTCATCATCAATCTTAAGAAAATAATCTAAGACTACTCTGTAGAAAATGGACAGACCATGACTGATGCAAGTCAGATCAGATATGCAGCATTTTATCTGTTTCATAACAATGGTaagaattatattaaatattttaaaatttgccatgaacatatatatatatatatacttaatgaTATCTGTGAATTGGATTAGTCAGACTTTCAGTCATTCCACATAATTTAAGAGAGATTCCTATTACGTGGATGACCCAATCACTCTTCAAAATTATTATCTAGGAATCAGAAATTCTCCTTGGACTACACGttggaattaaaaagaaaacagtgtttGAAGCCAAAGGAGAAATGTACGTATTTTAGTCTGTATTAACATATTAAAAGATGCCTAAGAAGAAAATCCTCAATAGTGGTTTTTGACATAGCTGCTTCTCCCTGGTTTTATTTGAGGCACTGGTAGTAAGAAATACAGGTCAATCCTTTAGATTCATGCAGTAATTTTCAACCACTTCACCCGTGGGGACTGGAGGAAACAGAATAAATCCTTGGTCACAATGGCCGACATGTAGAACAATGACCATTAAAGTTTcttgtattcatttattctttgtatTCATATTAATGATAGCATAAAATATAGCTATCCTCACCTTAACAATAAGCACTAACTTTATATAAATGTGAACaattaatgaaaaatgaatttaaaagaatattcaaaGTAGAGTTGTTATCTCCACTATGTAGAATATAGATTAAGGCAAAGAAAATCTGAGTCAATATATTAGTGGAGATTAAAGTTATAATAGCACTAtcatagtactgtcatcccgttgttcattgatttgcttgagcgggcaccagtaatgtctccattgtaagacttgttgttactctttttggcatatcgaatatgccacaagtagcttgacaggctctgccatgcgggcaggatactctcggtagcttgcagggctttccaagagggatggatgaatcaaacccggtcggccgcatacaaggcaaatgccctaaccactgtgctatcactccagtgcaaaGTTATAATACTGTACTAAATTTGTGATCAGAGAGGAAGAAAATACTGTGTGgacaattaaaaattatgttgttAGAGTTTCTGTTTAGGTAGTAATCCTGAGgataaaaaaaagtgaatatctttgattttggaaaaaaaaagtaacaaaatataaaacagtgtGATGACTTAACTTtactatttatatttcaaaacctTAGAATATCTGGCCAAACAGATAGTTTATTGggtaagtaaggcacttgccttgcatgcaattaattaagttttaatccctggcaaaaTGTATGTTTTCAGGAGCACTGCCTGATGTAAGCTCTCCTCCAAAAAAGAGCTTATTTGCATACAAAGAAAAGGACATGATAAAACAGTTAAAAAACAATTTAGCAAACTTTTTACAGGTTGCTTATATCTGTAATGACATGGTAAATATAGTAACTataataaagtttctttttaaaatgacaacgaaaataaaagaaaatagtgagGAAAATCAGAGTTAAGCAGAATTCAGCAAACAAGCTCCTTCAGAGTTTGTTTTAACATAAATAACTCTAATTCTCATTTACCTCCAGTCCTGACCATTCTGTCACACTTCAGCCCTTAACCTGTCATTCAGGAATGGGAGGCAACCAGTCATGGTTTCCAGATTTCATCCTGGTAGGATTCCAACTCAGTGCAAAACTGGAAGTGTTCTTCTTCTGTATCTTTTGCCTATTATACATGTCAAACTTGTTGGCAAATGGCATGATCTTGGCTCTCATTTGGCTGGACCCCAGGCTGCACTcgcccatgtatttcttcctgtcTCATCTGGCCGTCATTGACATATCCTATGCTTCCAGCAATTTGCCCAAATTGCTAGAGAACCTAATAAGACACAAGAAAACGATCTCTTTTGTCTCGTGTGCCATGGAGATGGTCTTATATTTGGGCTTTGCTTCAACAGAGTGCATGATATTGGTGGTGATGTCCTATGATAGGTACGTGGCCATCTGTCACCCCCTCCAATACACTCTCATCATGAGCTGGACAAAGTGCAAGGTCCTGGCCATCATTTCCTGGTCCTGTGGGTTTTCTGTGGCCATAGGAAATCTAATTTTCTTCCTGAGACTTCCTTACTGTGGGTCCCAGAAGATAAACCACTTCTTATGTGAAATCCTAGCGGTCCTAAAAGTGGCCTGTGTTGACACTTCACTCAACAGAACATTTCTCTTTGCTGGAGGCGTGTTCATCTTAGTCGGACCCCTTTCCTTCATGCTGGTTTCCTATATGCACATCCTCGGGGCCATCCTGAAGATCCAGTCCAAGGAGGGTCGCAAGAAAGCTttctccacctgctcctcccacctCTGCGTGGTTGGGTTCTACTTTGGAATAGCCATGACGGTTTATCTGGTCCCAGACAATGGTCAGCATGATGAACAGAATAAAATCATTTCTCTGTTTTATACCCTATTCAATCCGTTGCTGAACCCTCTTGTCTACAGTCTGAGAAATGCTCAGGTGAAGGCTGCCATCAAGAGAGTATTGCAGAAACAGAGGGCATTATCAAGCAAACTTTCATAGggtagatattttttttcttcaacatcATGCTTACTgggacaataaaacacaattcCAGAAGGCATAATTACAGGTGAAGAGAAACATCAGCATGATGGTGAAATAAGGAATCCTAGATTTGCTGCTATGCTGAGATAACAACCAAATTTTTTCATGAAAACTTCAGAAACCAGCTATACCAACAATGCCAATTGCAAATACAGTCGATGGATCGATAAACTCATGGTTTGTAATCTCCCCTCTTCATTGCTTCCCTGGTTCAATATGGCATGATCAAGAGAAAACTGTCAACTTCTGTCTCCCTCATGAAGAAAGAACTGAGTAGATCATCTGTGAGTCATCATAGATGTTTTTccttagaaatattttctgtctCACCTGCCCCAGAACACTGATGGGAATGGCAGTTTATAGCAATTGCTACAATAAAGGCAATCTGATTGCCGCCTTCAACCTCAATCTAGATGGGGTCAGTCATAGAGAAGGACACAAGGAGATGAGCAATTGCACAAGGACTGTCCAAGATTAGGGTAGCCTGGTAGCTATCAGTCAACTCCCAGAATGGCCATTTATTCAGTGTGTAGCATCTCATTGCTTCCCCgctctggctctcagctcaggatTCGTTGTTTAAGTAGACAGATTAAGGACAGTTCACAATTACATCAAAAGTCAATggggcaggaggctggagcaatagcacagcgggtaaggtgtttgccttgtacacggctgacccaggttcgattcccagcttcaattcccagcatcccatatggtcccccgagcactgccaggagtaattcctgagtgcattagccggcagtaatccctgtgcaatgccaggtgtgagccaaaaagaaaaaaaaagtcaacggGTACATTAAGAGCAGAGCTAAGATATTTCACACAGCCAAATGGCAGATATCTTTAAAGTACAGAGTAAAACCATGAAAATTTCTCATTCAATTTTTGCCTATGTTGTCCTCCTATTTAAAGATCCTGCagtgttttattctattctttcctgggcacATGTTTACTGGCCTCCTGGGCACACATCAGTTTGTCCGATAATTGTCTAAGACCTGAGCTGTTTTggggactccgtgccaggctattttcactcgaGGCactccagagaggggcaggtgagaacccttcccgtgccaagggacccagccccggcagccgacctccactacccaaccgccaccatgctccggCCGCGCCTCACGCATGAACAAAGTCTCACGAActcagataatgcggaactttgtgaccttggactctggactcaatgggacccagaagcggagatcctctgcctgctgtcccccaatccccagtgacccagggatcacacccctaagccacaccctgccacaccctgcctcctcatggccaccctccagatctcaacagctgctcctcccagacgggagtataaaatgagggccccatagccatgccacctaactccatgccaggctgttttcactcagggtgccccgaGGGGTGGTAAgaaccctccctgctccaagggactcagccccagcagccaatctccactacccaacctcgctccaggccactttctgaacTGGATGGCCGCTTTGAGGCTgagcgacacattataagacacttcctacccattttccataattacctcaccatatttgatggagttcagacagtaggcaacaaatcatagagagttatatatatataactctatataaatatatatatttattcacctctcagagagtccggcaagctactgagagtgtcccgcccatgtgggcagagcctggcaaactacccatggcatattccatatgccaaaaacagtaacaataggtctcattcccctgaccctgaaagagcctccaatcgttgggaaagatgagtaaggaggggttgctacaatctcagggctgggaggaatagagaagttactggtgcctgcttgagtaaatcgatgaacaacgggatgacagtgatatagtgaagctGTTTTTGCCTAGTGGGTTCTATCAACCTGGATGCTTTGTTAGGGGACAGTTTCACACCGCAGTGTAGATCACAGGTTGCAAACTGAATGCAAATCGCTGAGCACTTCAACTTTTCACGAGAGCAAACACACAATCTCAAAGAAATACCAGGAGAACAACTGTTTACGGGTCCCAAAAATCCAGCAACATATTTAACTAAACAGACTTCCTTttagtggggggaggaggaacgGTGATATTTAGGGTCTACTTCTGCCTTGAAACTCAAGAATTTCTCCAGTTGAGTGTTCAGttgtaaaaaatattaacatgcGCGTGAGGAAGGGTGATTGATGTGTGTTCGCAGGCTCACCGGGtggctctctctccccgcccacgttaggtgctctcgagccgctgcaTATGGGCTGGGTCAGGACAGCTGTTTGCagtgggcaggtgaaggaaggacgaggaccaagctggttgctgattagttgctggttattcaatctcttgtctctcccatctcacactcTCTTCCTTCCTCGCCCCTCATCCCTCCATTCCAGCTCTCCggattctctctctgactctgacctctgggttctgactctgcttctctcccgacGGCTCCCAAACTCTCTTGTTTTGAAAACTGCAGCTTTATGTGATAATTTGAAATCAGGGAAAATAATTCTttcctcttgtttttgtttttttcctcagggttattttggcttttgtgttCTATAATAAATTGAAGCCCTTTCCCCCACTACTTCGGTGAAAATGCcattaggatttttaaaataattttattggctcagccttgctcttcaagcccctgttttctctttaactgtatctcatttgcctacctctgtttctttgcttgcctgtttcccctctggagaagcctgtgttctctctcgaacacatgcgtctctttttctctcttctcacatctttcaaaaaatatatattcaattaaaaatgatcaTGCTTCATGAAGGGAAAAAGAATCTTGTTGGAAGGGGGGCAGGAGTCACAGTTCTGTGGGTacggtgattgccttgcacgcagctgacctgggtctaaTATAGCAGTGACTTGCCATTTGCAAtgatctgtctctgtctcccaaTGCTATATTTTCATAGTTCACTCCTATGTGAGCACTCTTAGTGGTTCAGTGAGGGGGGTACCCAGTATTGTAGACTTCCACtggtgtctttatttatttatttatttatttatttttgctttttatgtcacacccggcaatgctcataggttactcctggctctacactcaggaattaccccagcggtgctcaggggaccatatgggatgctgggaatcgaacccgggttggctgcatgcaaggcaaatgctctacccactgtgctattgttccagcccctccctcccttggTGTCTTGCGTGTGAAGCTATGTAATAGATACCTCATTGCAGCCATGCAGTAAATGATACCGGCAGTGGAAATTGAAGTCAGTGCTCTACTTGGTTCTCCTTGGATCTCTCTTACTTGGTTCTACTGTGGGGGCCACAGGAAGCTCAGGCAGGCCTCCCAGAACAACCATAACTCTGCCGGGGCAGGGACTGGGCTGGGCCTGCAAACTGGGGTCCTGTCATCCACAGCTCCAGATTAGCTGTGCAGGGTGTTTGTGTTCAAGGGGGTCTCTCCTGTTCGTTGAATGGGCTGCAGAAGCCACTGCATAGCCACAGGTTGACCACTGGGAAAACTATAGCATCACTCAAAACTCACATTCTATGCCTGCTCTCTCTTGCCTTGCTGAGATGcaaaagcacatttttttaaattggtctGGGCCTAGGAGAGAGTGCAGTGTTTTGGCTGAATATCTCTTTGAACATAGCTTGCTGAGTATCTCTTTTGTCAGCATTTAAGACCAATACTGGACCCTCAATATATAGTTCCGTTTTGTGGAaatcaattttgatttttttcaccctGTGTAAGACAATGATCCACTGTGATTATAGGTGATAAATATTACAAacataaattttttcatttttgtcttgtaGTACCTTAACTAGTGTCACTACTGATGAACTGTTAAGAGATTAGGTTTCTAATATTAATTTCCATATAGCATCACCTCAAATAAAGTCATGTTATAGCAGGGCAATAATAGGTTAACATTCGAAGGATTCTTAGTCCCATACATATAGCATTACTAATAAATTGTTGAATTAATAACAGTTATGATCTGACACATATGTTAAGGACACTGAGCTATTGACAATGTCTGAATAATTGAGGTATCTTTCTCCCAAATTATACCacaatagtaatatatatatatatatacacacatatatatacatatatatgtgtgtatatatatatatatatattgcttttttgggtcacaccaggcaatgcacaggggttactcctggctctgcactcaggaattactcctggaagtgttcaggggaccatatgggatgctgggaatcgagcctgggtcagctgtgtgcaaggcaaatgccctactcactgtgctattgccccagcctggcaatctacctgtggcgtattggatgtgccaaaaacagtaacaaataaatctcacaattgagagacattactggtgcctgctcgaactaatcgatgagcaatgggatgagagtgacagtgacagtaatatgtTCCTATTATGATAGGTTGCCTATATCCACCCCCATCTCTGAAATTAGAATTTGGAGGCTTCACTTCACCAGATTAAAGACTTCACACAGTAAAGACTATCTTCTCTGACCTTTACAAAATTCATATCTTTCCCATCAGAACTTGAcatataggaaagaaaaattcaagaGTGATAAGGTGGAACCAAGATGGGCAAATAGGGGAAATCTGTGTAGCATTCTCCTATTCTCCCAAAATCTACAGCAAAACTGGGTTACATATAGAAAATTGTGACACTTCATCAAATCAgactctgggagctggagagactcACCAGCAGAATAACCTTCCCATGGAGATTACCAAGCAGCAGTTTGGAGGAGAAAGTTAAATGTGCAACCCCATTTCCTTGTGGGAAATTGGGGGCGGGGATCAATGACCTCCGGAAGAGATCTCTTACGTGTGAAGATACCTGTCATTGTGTCCTAGTCATGGGGCTTAAGCAGCAGACCAGAACACCAACCCTACAATTCTACTTCTTTAACACCATACTGGGAGGCAAGAAGCTCGAAGACAAATAGGTGTCTGAATCAGCACAGAGATctcttgcaggggctggagctatagtacagggggtaggccgtttgccttgcacatggttggcctaggttcaattcccagcatcccatatggtcccttgagcaccgccagaagtaattcctgagtgcagagccaggagtaacccctgtgcattgcattacacaaaaagcaaaaataaataaataaataaatatttttttttaaagagagagagatctcttGCAGTATTCCTTGCATGGGAGTGTCATCTCTGATCTCTCTAAAAACAGAAATatccagagactggagagatagcacagtaggtagggcagagcatgtggccaatctgggttcaatccccagcatcccatatgatccctcaagcttGAAAATGGACATAGTCCTTATTCCTCAAAGACCCTTCTTTATTTCCTATTAAGGAAATATTTGTGCACCATAAGTCTGACAAAGAATTAAtagacaaaatatataaaacactcacaaaactaataaaatgagaataactGAATAGGTGCCTTTCCAAAGAATCCATATATATGGCTAACAGGCACGTGAAAATTCCTCAATAACCCGAATTCCTAGGGAAatttaaaccaaaacaaaagtgaGAAATCACCTCATACCATTGAAAATGACCTATATTTCCAAAATACAGAAGgtaaccagagagatagtagtgtGTCTACACACTTGTTTTATACATGAttcaccccagtttgatccctggcagtacctatggtcccctgaggactgctaaATGTAATCCCTAAGTAtggagccaagagcaagcctgaGAGatcaccactgtgtgtgtgtgtgtgggggggggaaatccTAAAAATACAGAAGCAACAGTAATGACAGAGATGTGGAGGAAAGGGAACTCACTCTCATTGTTGGCTAGAAGGTCTATCGACTATGGAAAATAGCATGGAAATTTCTCCAAAAATAAGCAGAAGAGTAAATGACCATATGATCCAGTCCTTCAATGCTTGGTCTTTATcctaaggggaaaaaatcactgtatcactgtcatcccgttgttcatcgatttgctggagcgggcaccaggaacatctccattgtgagacttgttactgtttttggcatatctaatatgccatgggtagctgccaggctctgctatgcgggtgagataccctcggtagcttttCGGTttatccaagagggatggaggaatcgaacccaggtcggccccgtgcaaggcaaatgccctacccgctgtgctatcgctccagcttaagAACAAAAAATACCAACTCAAAACAGTatgtatatattgtgtatatatatatacaatatgtatatgtgtacatacatatatccaggggctggagcgataacacagtgggtagggcgttttccttacaCGCAGacatcccgggtttgattcctccgcccctcttggagagcccggcaagctaccgagagtatctagccagcacggcaaagcctggcaagctacccgtggtgtatttgatatgccaaaaacagtaacaaatctcacaatggagacgttattggtgcccgctcgagcaaatcgatgagcactggaatgacagtgacagtgacgtataTCCAATGCAGTAGAATTTATAAGTCAAGATCTAGACACACAAGTATTGAATAACAGACAAGTGGATAAAGATGtgatatatctacacaaagaaatataactaagatgtaagaaaagatgaaatttgcccATTTCCACAATGGAGCTGTAGAGCATCCtgacaagtgaaataagtcaaagaagaATGACAAATACTGGATAATCTCAATGATGTgctggatataaagaaacagatcAAAGAACAGACAACGACCAATGAAAATAAAGCCTTAACCACATAGCCTAGGTTATCTAAGTAGTGAAGTGTAAGTGAAGGGTTCtatggacagtggtgaagggatattGGTACCTTGGCGATGGGCATGCTGTGGTAACATTGAACCcctaaaacatgttttaaaaattgcacGCTGGTTAGTCAATGTTGTCTTAAGAAGTCAGAGCTAGGTAGTAAGAA
The nucleotide sequence above comes from Sorex araneus isolate mSorAra2 chromosome 1, mSorAra2.pri, whole genome shotgun sequence. Encoded proteins:
- the LOC101553159 gene encoding olfactory receptor 2A2-like, whose product is MGGNQSWFPDFILVGFQLSAKLEVFFFCIFCLLYMSNLLANGMILALIWLDPRLHSPMYFFLSHLAVIDISYASSNLPKLLENLIRHKKTISFVSCAMEMVLYLGFASTECMILVVMSYDRYVAICHPLQYTLIMSWTKCKVLAIISWSCGFSVAIGNLIFFLRLPYCGSQKINHFLCEILAVLKVACVDTSLNRTFLFAGGVFILVGPLSFMLVSYMHILGAILKIQSKEGRKKAFSTCSSHLCVVGFYFGIAMTVYLVPDNGQHDEQNKIISLFYTLFNPLLNPLVYSLRNAQVKAAIKRVLQKQRALSSKLS